The following proteins are encoded in a genomic region of Actinomadura sp. NAK00032:
- a CDS encoding M14 family zinc carboxypeptidase, with translation MRARELALPVVVAASLAVPAALAAPASARPAAPAAACDPTQTAPVYRGGVPAPEQVLGFDLGERPVSAAESDAYLEAVAAKSERVVSGTLATSAQGRPLKYAIAGRPALLSKAGLAKVRREAALLRDPRTPEALAERITRRGVPILWVSGNVHGDEPSGTDAALKVLRDLGDRTDCAAASILDNALVVVLPTQNPDGRELNTRQNAYGFDMNRDWFARTQPETDGKLAMLNQYPPALYIDAHEMGGTSYFFPPNADPVYHETPEQAVGWINDLYGGAMAAEFTRQGIDFFNRDVYDLFYQGYGDSVPTSAFHAAGMTFEKGDGSPYPERVKEQYLTQWVTLSAAARNRHRVLTEWRQMTVDAYAQGGVGKLEPNQIYNPPNTIDRPVPDRKVRSYFLRDDDPAKRAEVRLVVRRLQRMGVRVKKLVRPLAVPDFKAYGRAEARTMLPAGTYWISMAQGRKHWIQAMLNEDSYTPFPYFYDVTAWSLPLLGNVAGGSSGAVLRPRAVPVPPLPAPRPGHEGKAPKLGVLQLSATSSSARQSAGWLRHRLDRDWKLPFTPLTPADVAAGGLDGIEVLVTPDGPASSAYTALGDAGRAALQRWTRDGGRYIGWQGGTQLAARLGLTTATLAEPTSDIPGTLFRVKVDRSSPLAKGVGPAAWNFTSYDLVMNASSGVAVAYPPADSPDWFVSGFERGAAELGGTAAVVDQPVGAGRSVLFAAEPNFRAFSDGTAKLLYNAILGPDPAAAAAPQGTAKAVREAAELPSYESPIRVSVKAADAAKTASVLRSLGAKWAETRAGGTVHYVIDNPRGLPVDHHPFAGRLPSLIRAAGIAPVAVTLP, from the coding sequence ATGAGAGCCCGAGAACTGGCGTTGCCCGTGGTCGTGGCGGCGTCCCTCGCAGTGCCCGCGGCGCTCGCGGCACCCGCGTCGGCACGGCCCGCCGCCCCCGCGGCGGCCTGTGACCCGACCCAGACCGCACCGGTCTACCGGGGCGGGGTCCCCGCTCCGGAGCAGGTCCTCGGCTTCGACCTCGGCGAGCGGCCGGTCAGCGCCGCCGAGTCCGACGCCTACCTGGAGGCGGTCGCCGCCAAGAGCGAGCGCGTCGTGTCCGGGACGCTCGCCACGTCCGCGCAGGGCCGCCCGCTCAAGTACGCGATCGCGGGACGTCCCGCGCTGCTGTCCAAGGCGGGGCTGGCCAAGGTGCGGCGGGAGGCCGCGCTGCTGCGCGACCCGCGCACCCCGGAGGCGCTCGCCGAGCGGATCACCAGGCGCGGCGTCCCGATCCTGTGGGTCAGCGGCAACGTCCACGGCGACGAGCCGAGCGGCACCGACGCGGCGCTGAAGGTGCTCCGCGACCTCGGCGACCGCACCGACTGCGCCGCCGCGTCGATCCTCGACAACGCGCTCGTCGTCGTCCTGCCCACGCAGAACCCGGACGGGCGCGAGCTGAACACGCGCCAGAACGCCTACGGGTTCGATATGAACCGCGACTGGTTCGCGCGCACCCAGCCGGAGACCGACGGCAAGCTGGCGATGCTGAACCAGTACCCGCCGGCCCTCTACATCGACGCGCACGAGATGGGCGGGACGTCGTACTTCTTCCCCCCGAACGCCGACCCGGTCTACCACGAGACGCCCGAGCAGGCCGTCGGCTGGATCAACGACCTGTACGGCGGGGCGATGGCCGCCGAGTTCACACGGCAGGGCATCGACTTCTTCAACCGCGACGTCTACGACCTCTTCTACCAGGGCTACGGGGACTCGGTCCCGACCAGCGCGTTCCACGCCGCCGGGATGACGTTCGAGAAGGGCGACGGCAGCCCCTACCCGGAGCGGGTGAAGGAGCAGTACCTCACCCAGTGGGTGACGTTGTCGGCCGCCGCCCGCAACCGGCACCGCGTCCTGACCGAGTGGCGCCAGATGACGGTGGACGCCTACGCGCAGGGCGGGGTCGGGAAGCTGGAGCCCAACCAGATCTACAACCCGCCGAACACGATCGACCGGCCGGTGCCCGACCGGAAGGTGCGGAGCTACTTCCTGCGGGACGACGACCCGGCCAAGCGGGCCGAGGTCCGGCTGGTCGTGCGGCGGCTACAGCGCATGGGCGTGCGGGTGAAGAAGCTCGTCCGGCCGCTGGCCGTCCCGGACTTCAAGGCCTACGGGCGCGCCGAGGCCAGGACGATGCTGCCCGCGGGCACGTACTGGATCTCGATGGCGCAGGGCCGGAAGCACTGGATCCAGGCCATGCTCAACGAGGACTCCTACACGCCGTTCCCGTACTTCTACGACGTGACGGCGTGGAGCCTGCCGCTGCTGGGCAACGTGGCCGGCGGGTCGTCCGGGGCCGTCCTGCGGCCGCGCGCCGTGCCGGTGCCGCCGCTGCCCGCGCCGCGTCCGGGCCATGAGGGGAAGGCGCCGAAGCTCGGCGTCCTGCAACTGTCGGCGACGTCGTCGTCCGCGCGCCAGTCGGCCGGCTGGCTGCGGCACCGCCTCGACCGCGACTGGAAGCTGCCGTTCACCCCGCTCACCCCGGCGGATGTGGCGGCGGGCGGGCTCGACGGCATCGAGGTCCTGGTCACGCCGGACGGCCCGGCGTCGTCCGCCTACACCGCGCTCGGCGACGCGGGCCGGGCCGCGCTCCAGCGGTGGACGCGCGACGGCGGCCGCTACATCGGCTGGCAGGGCGGGACGCAACTCGCCGCGCGGCTCGGCCTGACGACCGCGACGCTGGCCGAGCCGACGTCCGACATCCCCGGCACCCTGTTCCGGGTGAAGGTGGACCGGTCGAGCCCGCTGGCGAAGGGCGTCGGCCCGGCGGCGTGGAACTTCACGTCCTACGACCTGGTGATGAACGCCTCCAGCGGCGTCGCCGTGGCGTACCCGCCGGCGGACTCGCCCGACTGGTTCGTCTCCGGGTTCGAGCGCGGCGCGGCCGAGCTGGGCGGCACCGCGGCGGTCGTGGACCAGCCCGTCGGCGCGGGACGCTCCGTGCTGTTCGCGGCCGAGCCGAACTTCCGCGCGTTCAGCGACGGCACGGCCAAGCTGCTCTACAACGCGATCCTCGGCCCCGACCCGGCGGCGGCAGCGGCGCCGCAGGGCACGGCGAAGGCGGTGCGGGAGGCCGCCGAGCTGCCGTCCTACGAGTCGCCGATCCGCGTGTCGGTGAAGGCGGCCGACGCCGCGAAGACCGCGTCGGTGCTGCGGTCGCTCGGCGCGAAGTGGGCCGAGACCCGCGCCGGCGGGACGGTGCACTACGTGATCGACAACCCGCGGGGCCTGCCGGTCGACCACCACCCGTTCGCCGGGCGCCTGCCGTCCCTGATCCGCGCGGCGGGCATCGCCCCCGTCGCCGTCACCCTGCCCTGA
- a CDS encoding sugar ABC transporter substrate-binding protein — MRKGILGLMALTTAAALSLTACGDDGDDSGGAAAKGKVGVILPDTASSARWENFDRPYLEQAFKAAGIPSDIQNAEGSAQRFQTIADQMLTSGVTVLLVTGLDSNSAAAVQRKAQAQGVKTIDYDRLTLGGVADYYVSFDNVKVGETMAAGLQKCLGDKNANIVYLNGSPSDNNATLFAKGSHNVLDKVSTYKKVAEQPVPDWEAEKAATLFEQMWTEQHGKIDGVLAANDNLGNAVISILKKNQRAGKVPVTGQDATVQGLQNILDGTQCTTVYKPSKLEADAAVKLAVSLIKGEKGETTATEHDPIGKRDVASVLLEPIGITKENVKKVVDDGSVKAADLCKGAYAAKCEAAGITVQ, encoded by the coding sequence ATGCGCAAGGGCATCCTCGGCCTGATGGCCCTCACGACGGCCGCGGCGCTCAGCCTCACCGCGTGCGGGGACGACGGCGACGACTCCGGCGGCGCCGCGGCGAAGGGCAAGGTCGGCGTGATCCTGCCCGACACGGCCTCCTCCGCGCGGTGGGAGAACTTCGACCGCCCCTACCTCGAGCAGGCCTTCAAGGCGGCCGGCATCCCGAGCGACATCCAGAACGCCGAGGGCTCGGCCCAGCGGTTCCAGACCATCGCCGACCAGATGCTGACCAGCGGCGTCACCGTCCTGCTCGTCACCGGGCTCGACTCCAACTCCGCCGCCGCCGTGCAGCGCAAGGCGCAGGCGCAGGGCGTCAAGACCATCGACTACGACCGGCTCACCCTGGGCGGCGTCGCCGACTACTACGTCTCCTTCGACAACGTGAAGGTCGGCGAGACGATGGCCGCCGGCCTGCAGAAGTGCCTGGGCGACAAGAACGCGAACATCGTCTACCTGAACGGCTCGCCCTCCGACAACAACGCGACGCTCTTCGCCAAGGGCTCGCACAACGTCCTCGACAAGGTGTCCACCTACAAGAAGGTCGCCGAGCAGCCCGTCCCGGACTGGGAGGCCGAGAAGGCCGCGACGCTCTTCGAGCAGATGTGGACCGAGCAGCACGGCAAGATCGACGGTGTGCTCGCCGCGAACGACAACCTCGGCAACGCGGTGATCTCGATCCTGAAGAAGAACCAGCGCGCGGGCAAGGTCCCGGTCACCGGCCAGGACGCCACCGTGCAGGGCCTGCAGAACATCCTCGACGGCACCCAGTGCACCACGGTCTACAAGCCGTCCAAGCTGGAGGCCGACGCGGCGGTGAAGCTCGCCGTCTCCCTGATCAAGGGCGAGAAGGGCGAGACCACCGCCACCGAGCACGACCCGATCGGCAAGCGCGACGTCGCGTCGGTGCTGCTGGAGCCGATCGGCATCACCAAGGAGAACGTCAAGAAGGTCGTCGACGACGGCTCGGTCAAGGCGGCCGACCTCTGCAAGGGGGCGTACGCGGCCAAGTGCGAGGCCGCCGGCATCACGGTCCAGTAA
- a CDS encoding ATP-binding cassette domain-containing protein: protein MAENGDPVLRLTGLNKSFGAVHVLHDVDFTLRLGEVMALVGDNGAGKSTLIKCVAGIHPIDSGRIEFDGRPVTIDGPRAAADLGIEVVYQDLALADNLDIVQNMFLGRERKHGLILDEASMEESAREVLARLSVRTVKSVRQQVSSLSGGQRQTVAIAKAALWESKVVILDEPTAALGVAQTQQVLNLVRRLADSGHAVVLISHNMNDVFEVADRITALYLGRVAADVARSEVTHGQVVELITAGRSGDLGLAPTTAAESI from the coding sequence GTGGCTGAAAACGGAGACCCCGTCCTCCGCCTGACCGGGCTCAACAAGAGCTTCGGTGCCGTCCACGTCCTGCACGACGTGGACTTCACGCTGCGGCTCGGCGAGGTCATGGCCCTCGTCGGCGACAACGGAGCGGGCAAGTCGACCCTGATCAAGTGCGTCGCCGGGATCCACCCGATCGACTCGGGCCGGATCGAGTTCGACGGGCGCCCGGTGACGATCGACGGGCCGCGCGCCGCGGCCGACCTCGGCATCGAGGTCGTCTACCAGGACCTCGCGCTCGCCGACAACCTCGACATCGTGCAGAACATGTTCCTCGGCCGCGAGCGCAAGCACGGCCTCATCCTGGACGAGGCGTCGATGGAGGAGTCCGCCCGGGAGGTCCTCGCCCGGCTGTCGGTCCGCACCGTCAAGTCCGTCCGCCAGCAGGTGTCGAGCCTGTCCGGCGGGCAGCGGCAGACGGTCGCCATCGCCAAGGCCGCGCTGTGGGAGTCCAAGGTCGTGATCCTGGACGAGCCCACCGCCGCGCTCGGCGTCGCCCAGACCCAGCAGGTGCTCAACCTCGTCCGGCGCCTCGCCGACAGCGGCCACGCCGTCGTGCTGATCTCGCACAACATGAACGACGTCTTCGAAGTGGCCGACCGCATCACCGCGCTGTACCTCGGCCGCGTCGCCGCGGACGTCGCCCGCTCCGAGGTCACCCACGGCCAGGTCGTGGAGCTCATCACCGCCGGCCGTTCCGGTGATCTCGGCCTCGCGCCGACGACCGCCGCAGAGAGCATCTGA